In Scytonema millei VB511283, a single window of DNA contains:
- a CDS encoding GNAT family N-acetyltransferase produces MTSTVSPTKEASSQTDSSQICFCIATGNALRQPQQSQDDLLQLQTLFEQAAFWAQGRSLEDLSIAIANSEPVVSVWDEERLIGFARATSDGIYRATIWDVAIHPDYQGRGLGRKLVQTVLSHPRMSRVERVYLMTTHQQRFYERIGFECNSSTTMVLKDRLFMSSLEQNFSA; encoded by the coding sequence ATGACATCTACCGTATCGCCAACTAAAGAGGCATCATCACAAACAGATAGCAGTCAAATTTGTTTCTGTATTGCTACAGGTAACGCTTTACGCCAACCGCAGCAATCGCAAGACGATTTACTCCAATTACAAACATTATTCGAGCAAGCGGCATTTTGGGCGCAAGGACGCAGCTTAGAAGATCTGAGCATCGCAATTGCCAATAGCGAACCAGTCGTGAGTGTTTGGGATGAAGAACGGCTGATTGGTTTTGCCAGAGCGACTTCTGATGGAATTTACCGCGCTACGATTTGGGATGTGGCGATTCATCCCGATTATCAAGGGCGGGGACTAGGGCGAAAACTAGTGCAAACAGTCTTGAGTCATCCCCGCATGAGTCGAGTCGAACGAGTTTATTTAATGACTACGCATCAGCAACGGTTCTACGAACGAATTGGATTTGAATGCAACAGCAGTACCACAATGGTATTGAAAGATCGGCTTTTCATGAGTTCTTTGGAACAAAATTTTTCGGCGTGA
- a CDS encoding malic enzyme-like NAD(P)-binding protein, whose translation MVILTPNSSYSLTLRLQIPNRAGMLAAVTQAIANSGGNLGQIDLIAQTRQLTTRDVTVDASSTEHAETIVQAVKELADVKLMSVYDRTFNLHRGGKITINSRIPLKSQDDLAMAYTPGVGRVCTAIAQDPEQVYSLTIKQNTVAIVTDGSAVLGLGNLGAAGALPVMEGKAMLFKEFAGIDAFPICLATQDPEEIIATVKNIAPVFGGVNLEDIAAPRCFEIEKRLRQELDIPVFHDDQNGTAIVTLAALFNALKIVNKPIEQIRIVINGAGAAGVAIARLLQKAGATNILMCDSKGILSTHRTDLNQEKQEFAVSQAGSLADAMISSDVFIGVSAPGVVTPEMVRSMAKDPIVMAMANPIPEIQPELVMNDVAIMATGRSDYPNQINNVLAFPGVFRGALDSRASTITTTMCLEAASAIASLIKPSDLHSEYIIPSVFDNRVATAVAAAVQRAAREEGIAKQ comes from the coding sequence ATGGTAATTCTCACGCCGAACTCAAGTTATAGTCTGACTTTACGCCTGCAAATTCCGAATCGAGCGGGAATGCTGGCAGCAGTGACTCAAGCGATCGCCAATAGTGGTGGTAATTTGGGACAAATAGATTTAATTGCCCAAACTCGCCAACTCACGACTCGCGATGTGACCGTTGATGCTTCTAGTACAGAACATGCCGAAACGATCGTCCAAGCAGTGAAAGAATTGGCAGATGTCAAGTTAATGAGCGTCTACGATCGCACCTTTAATTTGCATCGTGGTGGCAAAATTACTATAAACAGCAGAATCCCGCTCAAAAGTCAAGACGATTTGGCAATGGCGTATACACCTGGAGTCGGTCGAGTCTGTACGGCGATCGCTCAAGATCCAGAACAAGTTTATAGTCTCACAATTAAACAAAATACTGTCGCGATCGTCACGGATGGCAGTGCGGTTTTAGGGTTAGGTAATCTTGGTGCAGCTGGAGCATTACCAGTCATGGAAGGCAAAGCCATGTTATTTAAAGAATTTGCCGGAATTGATGCCTTTCCGATTTGTTTAGCAACTCAAGATCCAGAAGAGATTATTGCTACAGTTAAGAATATCGCCCCTGTATTTGGGGGAGTCAATTTAGAAGATATTGCGGCTCCGCGCTGCTTTGAGATTGAAAAGCGCCTGCGCCAAGAATTAGATATTCCCGTATTTCACGACGATCAAAACGGTACGGCAATTGTCACGCTAGCGGCTTTATTCAACGCGCTCAAAATTGTCAACAAACCAATCGAGCAAATTCGGATTGTCATCAACGGTGCGGGAGCCGCTGGAGTTGCGATCGCCCGCTTGCTACAAAAAGCTGGTGCAACGAATATACTAATGTGTGACTCTAAAGGCATTCTCTCTACTCATCGGACAGACTTGAATCAGGAAAAGCAAGAATTTGCCGTTAGTCAAGCTGGAAGTCTTGCCGATGCTATGATAAGCAGCGATGTTTTCATTGGCGTGAGCGCCCCTGGTGTAGTCACTCCTGAAATGGTGCGATCGATGGCAAAAGACCCAATTGTGATGGCGATGGCAAATCCCATCCCTGAAATTCAACCGGAACTGGTGATGAACGATGTCGCAATTATGGCGACGGGACGCAGCGACTATCCAAATCAAATTAACAACGTCCTAGCCTTTCCTGGCGTATTTCGCGGTGCTTTAGACAGTCGTGCCAGCACGATTACAACCACGATGTGTTTAGAAGCAGCCAGCGCGATCGCTTCTTTAATTAAACCCAGCGATTTGCACTCAGAGTATATCATCCCGTCCGTGTTTGACAATCGCGTAGCCACAGCCGTTGCAGCTGCCGTCCAAAGAGCCGCCCGCGAAGAAGGAATTGCGAAACAGTAA
- a CDS encoding response regulator, whose amino-acid sequence MKILLVEDDETIVQLLQPTLASQRYLVELATDGQAGWELVDSFEYDLILLDVMLPKLDGINFCKKLRAKGDRTPVLLLTAQDSSTDKVRGLDAGADDYALKPFDIEELLARIRALLRRSSGTPSPVLEWGCLRLDPSSCEVTYDGKLLHLTAKEYGILELLLRNTHRIFSQSALLDRVWTFDEPPTENTVRAHIKSLRQKIKKAGALDPIETVYGLGYRLKAEERELGVVGAGLSKDLRLTSVDLCSKPARTAESGSRGAGEPQPSTINYQPSTQSQIPVELIPLWERHREKYIERIGVIEQAIASAKQKCLDPQIQSQAAKEAHTLIGSLGSFGLIAASELCRQIERELSDETQVTQERIGHLSTFVAALRQNLNAVEEVKSQKSEVKTQIPLPTTNYQLPTTKLLVVDSDRQMTQALTTEATTAGMEVVVARDLSEAQLAIASTKPDAVLLDLYFCQNREHGLQFLSTLANAQPPIPTVVLTAPQSFADRVEAARLGARSFLQKPVPPAQAIAAIAQALQTSTTPEAKLMLVDDDPQLLERLQVLLEPWGFRLTLLADPQQFWHYLENFRPDLLILDIEMPQLSGIDLCQVVRNDPQWSELPIIFLSARTDAETIHRVFIIGADDYVNKPVIGPELVARVLNRLERSKIRHQMLQLQKAKLMTSE is encoded by the coding sequence ATGAAAATTCTGCTTGTAGAAGATGATGAAACTATAGTTCAACTGCTCCAGCCAACGCTTGCCAGTCAGCGTTATTTGGTGGAGCTAGCGACTGATGGTCAAGCAGGATGGGAACTGGTAGACAGTTTCGAGTACGATCTGATTTTATTGGATGTGATGCTGCCCAAGTTAGATGGAATTAATTTTTGTAAAAAGCTACGGGCAAAAGGCGATCGCACTCCGGTTTTGCTACTGACGGCTCAAGATTCCAGTACTGACAAGGTTAGGGGATTAGATGCTGGTGCGGATGACTACGCGCTCAAACCGTTTGACATAGAGGAACTATTAGCTCGCATTCGCGCTTTATTACGGCGCAGTAGTGGTACACCATCCCCGGTGTTAGAGTGGGGTTGCTTACGGCTCGATCCTAGTAGCTGCGAAGTCACCTATGACGGTAAACTTTTGCATTTGACAGCAAAAGAGTACGGCATTTTAGAATTACTACTGCGTAACACCCATCGCATCTTTAGTCAAAGTGCGCTCCTCGATCGCGTCTGGACATTTGACGAACCCCCTACGGAAAATACTGTCAGAGCGCATATCAAAAGTTTAAGACAGAAAATTAAAAAAGCCGGAGCGCTAGACCCGATTGAGACAGTTTATGGATTGGGATATCGGTTGAAGGCGGAAGAACGGGAGTTGGGAGTCGTAGGGGCGGGTTTATCAAAAGATTTACGGCTTACATCAGTAGATCTTTGCTCAAAACCCGCCCGTACAGCAGAGTCGGGGAGCAGGGGAGCAGGGGAGCCACAACCATCAACCATCAACTATCAACCATCAACCCAATCCCAAATTCCAGTAGAACTAATTCCATTGTGGGAAAGACATCGAGAGAAGTATATTGAACGGATTGGAGTGATAGAACAGGCGATCGCATCTGCCAAGCAAAAGTGTCTCGATCCTCAAATACAATCCCAGGCAGCGAAAGAAGCTCATACTTTAATTGGCTCTCTTGGTAGTTTTGGCTTAATTGCTGCTTCTGAATTATGTCGCCAAATTGAAAGAGAATTATCTGATGAAACTCAAGTAACTCAAGAGCGTATAGGGCATCTTTCAACATTTGTCGCCGCATTACGGCAAAATTTGAACGCTGTAGAAGAAGTCAAAAGTCAAAAGTCAGAAGTCAAAACTCAAATTCCCCTACCAACTACCAACTACCAACTACCAACTACCAAATTACTAGTCGTAGACAGCGATCGCCAGATGACGCAAGCTTTAACAACAGAGGCTACAACGGCAGGAATGGAGGTAGTTGTGGCACGCGATTTGTCTGAGGCACAATTGGCAATCGCCTCCACCAAACCTGATGCAGTCCTGCTCGACCTCTACTTTTGCCAAAATCGAGAGCATGGTTTGCAGTTTTTGTCAACCCTAGCAAATGCACAACCACCGATCCCTACGGTTGTCCTGACTGCACCACAGAGTTTTGCCGATCGCGTGGAAGCAGCTCGGTTAGGGGCGCGGAGTTTTCTGCAAAAGCCAGTCCCACCAGCTCAAGCGATCGCGGCGATCGCGCAGGCTTTGCAAACATCTACAACTCCAGAAGCCAAGTTAATGCTTGTGGATGACGATCCACAACTACTCGAAAGATTGCAGGTATTACTAGAACCTTGGGGATTTAGACTGACCTTACTTGCCGATCCTCAGCAATTTTGGCATTATTTGGAAAACTTTCGCCCCGATCTGCTGATTTTAGATATAGAGATGCCACAATTGAGCGGGATCGATCTGTGCCAAGTGGTACGCAACGATCCCCAGTGGAGCGAACTACCAATTATATTTCTATCCGCTCGTACTGATGCTGAGACAATTCATCGAGTTTTTATCATCGGTGCTGATGATTACGTAAACAAGCCAGTTATCGGACCCGAACTCGTTGCCAGAGTACTAAATCGCTTAGAGCGCAGTAAAATTCGTCACCAAATGTTGCAGCTTCAGAAGGCAAAATTAATGACAAGCGAGTAG
- a CDS encoding PAS domain-containing sensor histidine kinase, with protein sequence MTNGIASRRLGLALLYLLTLFCLGWVSFYSLTEWRVTVDRQVELQIELATSTAPEIVAQQQLLQQTAREAKTRADNAIAVSLVSFSFSAIGFLLVYYLLNLQLQRELAERQRAEEALRQAETKYRSIFENAIEGIFQTTPDGRYLTANPMLAKIYGYSSPAELMANISDLGQQLYVNPNRRTEFIRLLQQHDTVAGFESQVYRRDGQAIWIAEQARIVRDDNGKPLYYEGIVEDITERKQAEEERAKLIAILEATLDFVATADLDERVHYLNSSACKVFGFDRDRDFMGLHLSNLHPAWAYDLLHREAIPKAIQDGVWVGETAILSHDGREIPVSQLLIAHKSSQGKVKLLSTIARDITQRLQIEASLREAERRWRSLLENVRLVVVGLDRQGVVEYVNPFFLELVEYTSEEVLGKNWYEVFLPPHQRQRVQEHFLQLQQQGLHNYYQNSILTKSGQERLIAWNNTILRDLQGEAIATLSIGEDITERYAIERMKDEFVSVVSHELRTPLTSIHGALNLLSSGLIDAHSDRGRRVIDIASEGADRLVRLVNDILELERLESGKISLLQRSCNAADLLEKATDLMQVMANRAKVTLSVYSQDIQLNVDGDRIIQVLTNLLGNAIKFSPEGSTVELSVEAIEAGENSEFEILNPELNSASASLSTNILFTVKDQGRGIPEDKIESIFERFHQVDASDSRKKGGTGLGLAICRSIIQQHGGRIWAESVLGEGSRFYFTLPSM encoded by the coding sequence ATGACAAATGGAATTGCCAGTCGTCGATTAGGTTTAGCGCTGTTATATTTGCTGACTCTGTTTTGTTTGGGCTGGGTGTCTTTCTACTCCCTCACAGAGTGGCGGGTAACGGTCGATCGCCAAGTCGAGCTGCAAATAGAACTAGCTACATCAACTGCACCAGAGATCGTTGCCCAACAACAATTGTTGCAGCAGACGGCGCGGGAAGCAAAAACACGGGCTGACAATGCGATTGCCGTGTCTCTAGTTAGTTTCAGTTTCAGTGCGATCGGATTTTTATTAGTCTATTACCTCTTAAATTTACAACTACAGAGAGAACTTGCCGAACGCCAGCGTGCGGAAGAGGCTCTACGTCAAGCTGAAACTAAGTATCGCAGTATTTTTGAAAATGCGATTGAAGGAATTTTTCAAACAACACCAGACGGACGATATTTGACAGCAAACCCCATGCTGGCAAAGATTTATGGTTATTCCTCTCCCGCCGAACTAATGGCGAATATCTCGGACTTGGGACAACAACTTTACGTCAATCCCAACCGCCGAACTGAGTTCATTCGCCTACTACAACAGCACGACACTGTAGCGGGGTTTGAGTCTCAAGTCTATCGTCGAGATGGTCAAGCGATTTGGATTGCAGAGCAAGCAAGAATTGTCAGAGATGATAACGGTAAGCCGCTTTATTATGAAGGTATTGTCGAAGATATTACCGAGCGCAAACAAGCAGAAGAAGAACGGGCAAAGTTGATTGCGATCCTCGAAGCAACTTTAGATTTTGTCGCTACTGCCGATCTAGACGAACGAGTACACTATTTAAATAGCTCTGCTTGTAAAGTTTTTGGTTTCGATCGCGATCGCGATTTCATGGGTTTGCATTTGAGCAATCTTCACCCTGCTTGGGCTTACGACCTCTTGCACCGCGAAGCTATTCCCAAGGCAATTCAGGATGGTGTTTGGGTCGGTGAAACAGCAATTCTGAGTCATGATGGACGCGAAATTCCGGTTTCTCAACTATTGATCGCTCATAAATCCTCGCAGGGAAAGGTGAAGCTGCTCTCTACCATTGCCCGCGATATTACTCAGCGCTTGCAAATTGAAGCTTCGTTGCGAGAAGCAGAACGACGTTGGCGGAGTTTGTTAGAAAATGTCCGTTTAGTCGTAGTAGGACTCGATCGCCAGGGAGTTGTCGAGTATGTCAATCCTTTTTTTCTCGAATTAGTAGAATATACCTCAGAGGAGGTTTTGGGTAAGAATTGGTATGAAGTGTTCTTACCACCGCATCAGCGTCAGCGCGTGCAAGAGCATTTTCTGCAATTACAGCAACAAGGCTTGCATAACTATTATCAAAATTCGATTTTGACGAAATCTGGGCAAGAAAGGTTAATTGCTTGGAATAACACGATCTTGCGTGATTTACAGGGTGAGGCGATCGCGACTCTCAGTATTGGGGAAGATATTACGGAACGTTACGCGATCGAACGCATGAAAGATGAGTTTGTTTCTGTTGTCAGTCACGAACTTCGCACGCCTTTAACTTCAATTCACGGAGCGCTAAATTTATTATCTAGCGGTCTAATTGACGCTCATAGCGATCGCGGACGGCGCGTGATCGATATTGCTTCTGAGGGAGCCGATCGCTTGGTGCGGTTGGTGAACGATATTCTGGAGTTGGAACGCTTGGAATCGGGAAAAATTAGTTTATTGCAGCGATCGTGCAATGCGGCTGATTTATTAGAAAAAGCAACGGATTTGATGCAGGTAATGGCAAATCGTGCCAAAGTTACTCTATCTGTTTATTCCCAAGATATTCAACTCAACGTCGATGGCGATCGCATTATTCAAGTCTTAACTAATCTCCTTGGGAATGCAATTAAATTTTCTCCAGAAGGCTCCACAGTTGAGTTAAGTGTTGAAGCGATCGAAGCTGGTGAGAATTCGGAGTTCGAAATTTTGAATCCAGAGTTAAATTCTGCCTCAGCTTCCCTATCAACAAATATTCTCTTCACAGTTAAAGACCAAGGGCGTGGTATCCCAGAGGATAAGATTGAAAGTATTTTCGAGCGTTTTCATCAAGTTGATGCCTCCGATTCCCGAAAAAAAGGTGGCACGGGACTCGGATTAGCAATCTGCCGTAGCATTATACAGCAGCATGGTGGACGAATTTGGGCAGAGAGCGTGTTAGGTGAAGGAAGTCGTTTTTATTTCACGCTACCAAGTATGTAG
- a CDS encoding bifunctional diguanylate cyclase/phosphodiesterase, translating to MKSKKTLFPIGVAFTSLIGVLYATASLILFKNLHQAEQRHTRQAVEGVLSAFTQSKKDLSIHIDDWASWNDTYNFVLDRNQDYINSNLYPAGLLALKLNLVLYVQPSGKIVYGTGFDLNTQKYKSISPALKPHLVPQSPLVRHKTIQNGTVGIVNLPEGLILVGAQPILSSEDKGPIRGSLIFGRYLNAGTIATLSKSTRLPLAVRAIDRADLPADFQVMRNLLSPTNKILVRPIDKNTIAGYALLPDIYGKPAAILRVDIAREIYHQGQTSWYYLTILLAVVAIFFATIIFQLIEKLVASERKWQESEEYRHLVAKASQSIFLVNASTKQIIEANATFENFLGYESGQLIQLALFDLVAEDRAVVERFILALQVERYFTGEQQYRRQDGILVDVEINANLITRNGKDVFCIIVHDITKRKQIEQQLQHEAFHDSLTGLANRALFMMRLEQALRLQQQQADYSFAVLFLDLDRFKAINDSLGHMLGDRLLIGIAQRLRAQIRTGDTLARLGGDEFAMVLENCSDPTEMIKRIQLALKLPFRLDGNEIFATTSIGAIANTREYRQPEDLLRDADTAMYRAKAGGKARYEVFDTSMRDRVVALFQLETDLRRAIDNQELHLHYQPIVSLVNQKIVGFEALLRWQHPQRGTISPAEFIPIAEETGLIVPIGWWVLRQACQQMQLWQAQFALNVPFKMSVNFSAPQFTQPQVGKQIIQILQATGLDAKSLQLELTESVLMEHPEAIAALMEELNALGVSLALDDFGTGYSSLSYLQRFPINILKLDRSFVCRIGKCYQSWEIVRATIMLARALDMEVVAEGIETLEQLARLRGLKCKFGQGYFFSQPVDSTAAGELLAQQFDRLVEVVSRKS from the coding sequence ATGAAATCCAAAAAGACATTATTCCCCATCGGTGTAGCATTCACCAGTCTGATTGGAGTATTGTATGCGACAGCATCACTTATTTTGTTCAAGAATCTGCACCAAGCAGAACAACGACATACTCGCCAAGCAGTAGAAGGAGTTTTAAGTGCTTTTACTCAATCCAAAAAAGATTTGAGCATTCACATTGATGATTGGGCAAGCTGGAACGATACTTATAATTTTGTCCTAGATCGGAATCAAGATTATATCAACTCTAATCTCTATCCAGCAGGATTGCTGGCACTCAAACTCAATTTAGTTCTCTACGTTCAGCCTTCAGGCAAAATAGTCTACGGGACTGGTTTTGACTTAAATACTCAGAAATACAAGTCAATTTCTCCAGCATTGAAACCTCATCTAGTGCCACAATCTCCACTGGTGCGCCACAAGACTATACAAAATGGCACGGTAGGGATTGTCAATCTACCAGAAGGATTAATTTTAGTCGGAGCGCAACCAATTTTGTCTAGTGAAGATAAAGGACCGATTCGCGGTTCGCTCATTTTTGGGCGTTATCTCAATGCTGGAACGATCGCTACTTTATCTAAGTCTACCCGCCTGCCACTCGCTGTGCGGGCGATCGATCGCGCCGATCTGCCTGCCGATTTTCAGGTGATGCGAAATTTATTATCACCGACCAATAAAATTCTCGTACGTCCGATCGACAAAAATACAATTGCTGGTTACGCTTTGCTACCAGATATTTACGGTAAACCTGCGGCAATTTTGCGCGTTGATATCGCCAGGGAAATATATCATCAAGGTCAGACAAGTTGGTATTATTTAACAATTTTATTGGCGGTCGTTGCCATATTTTTTGCAACAATTATTTTTCAACTTATAGAAAAATTAGTAGCCTCCGAGCGTAAATGGCAAGAAAGTGAAGAGTACCGTCATTTAGTTGCCAAGGCTTCTCAAAGTATCTTTTTAGTCAATGCTAGTACCAAACAAATTATTGAAGCCAATGCTACGTTTGAAAATTTCCTCGGCTATGAGTCCGGTCAACTAATTCAGTTGGCACTATTCGATTTAGTTGCTGAAGATCGGGCAGTTGTAGAGCGCTTTATCTTAGCATTGCAGGTAGAGCGTTATTTTACAGGCGAACAACAATATCGCCGTCAGGATGGAATACTAGTTGATGTTGAAATTAACGCGAACTTAATTACTCGCAACGGCAAAGATGTTTTTTGTATCATCGTCCACGACATTACTAAGCGCAAACAAATAGAGCAACAATTACAACACGAAGCCTTTCACGATTCCCTCACGGGTCTAGCAAATCGCGCCCTATTTATGATGCGGTTAGAACAAGCACTGAGGTTGCAACAACAGCAAGCGGACTATAGTTTTGCTGTTTTGTTTTTAGACCTCGATCGCTTCAAGGCAATCAATGATAGTTTAGGACATATGCTCGGCGATCGGCTGTTGATTGGGATCGCTCAAAGACTAAGAGCGCAGATCCGCACGGGAGATACTCTGGCTCGTCTAGGCGGCGATGAGTTTGCAATGGTGCTAGAGAATTGCAGCGATCCCACCGAGATGATCAAACGGATACAACTGGCACTTAAATTACCTTTTCGATTAGATGGTAACGAGATTTTTGCCACCACAAGCATTGGCGCGATCGCGAATACCAGAGAATATCGCCAACCAGAAGATTTATTGCGCGATGCCGATACTGCTATGTACCGCGCCAAAGCTGGCGGAAAAGCACGGTATGAAGTTTTCGATACCTCCATGCGCGATCGCGTCGTAGCACTATTTCAACTGGAAACTGACTTGCGACGAGCAATTGACAATCAAGAATTGCATTTGCACTATCAACCGATAGTTTCGCTAGTCAACCAAAAAATTGTGGGTTTTGAAGCACTCTTACGCTGGCAGCATCCGCAAAGAGGTACGATCTCTCCAGCAGAATTTATTCCAATTGCCGAAGAGACAGGGTTAATTGTCCCAATTGGCTGGTGGGTATTGCGGCAAGCTTGCCAGCAAATGCAACTTTGGCAAGCACAATTTGCTTTGAACGTGCCGTTCAAAATGAGTGTCAACTTTTCTGCACCGCAGTTTACTCAACCGCAAGTAGGAAAACAGATTATTCAAATATTACAAGCCACTGGACTCGACGCTAAGAGTTTGCAACTAGAATTGACTGAAAGCGTACTGATGGAACATCCTGAAGCGATCGCGGCTTTGATGGAAGAACTTAACGCTTTGGGAGTCTCACTAGCCCTAGATGACTTCGGCACGGGTTATTCTTCCTTAAGTTACTTACAACGGTTTCCGATAAATATCCTCAAGCTAGACCGTTCCTTTGTTTGCCGAATTGGTAAATGCTATCAGAGTTGGGAGATCGTTCGCGCTACAATCATGCTTGCCCGCGCCCTAGACATGGAAGTCGTGGCTGAAGGAATAGAAACTTTAGAACAGCTGGCTCGTCTGCGAGGACTCAAATGTAAATTTGGGCAAGGATATTTTTTCTCTCAACCTGTAGATAGTACCGCAGCTGGAGAATTACTCGCCCAGCAGTTTGATAGGCTAGTCGAAGTCGTAAGTCGTAAGTCGTAA